The Rhizobium leguminosarum region CCGTGATTCCAACGGTGGGCATCGTTCACTCCTTCAGGCAAGGTGCGTCCATCAGGCTAGGCCCACGGATAGCGGAATCTTGGCTGCATCGGTTCCATATTTATGCTGCCAATAGAGCCTTTCATTTCGCTCCATCAGCTGGCTCATGACGCTTCGCTGCCCTTGAGGTCCTCGAACGAACAAGCCTCCCCAGGTCGCTGCAACTTCGGCGTAATTCGGGTCCCGCATGCGTATTTTCTGGGCTTTTTTAAGAAGCCAGAAAGGGATGCCGGGAGAAAGATGATGTTCGAGATGGTATTCATCGAGATTGACGCCAAGCAGAAGTCGCTCGATGCAATTACCCTTTCTGTTACGCGTCAGGAAAAGATTGGTCTTTTCCGTCTCACACATGGGCGAGTGTTCCGCGATCTCGATGAACCAGCCAAGCGCCTGAAATGTCGTGAGATACGGCACGATCCAGAACAGTGCGACGTCATCCAGTAAATTCAACCAATAGGAACCGACGAGGATAGTGGTCCAAAATGCGTAGAAGCCGACCTTGTCTATAAAGAGAGCCTTGCTATCCAACTTGGATTTCTCAACTCCGGTGACCTTGAAACGGTGAGTGAACAGATATCGCAAGTATCCAATCGTGGCGGCCCCAAAGAGCGGCAATAGGATGATATCCGTTATGTATCGAACGGGATGGCGGACTTTGTAGACACCGCTTTCAAGAAAGAATTTCAGGTCCGGATCCTTGTCTGGATCGCCGAGGTGCGGATGGTGGAGATAGACGTGAGATACCCTGTAGGCCCAGTGCTTCTGAAACAATGGATAAGCGGCGAATAGAATTCCGAGCGCGTAGTTAAGCGTGCCGTTCCTTGCCAGCGTTCGATGGGCTGCATCATGGGCTATCGTGGTCAGGCCCCGCTGGTGCGCGCCGATGAAAAGCAAAGCTAGGGGATAGAACCACCAGGAAAGCTTGACGCAAAGAAGGGCGAAAAGAACAATGACCGCATAATCTTTTGCGATGTAGAGAGCACCGGTGATGTTGTCTGGACGCAATTCAGCCAACGCTTTTTTCACCTCCGCCGAAAAGCGGAAGCTTTCGTAGCGGGCATTCGTGAGTTGCCAAGTCTGATCAGATACCATGTGTTTTCCCTTTTAGCTCATTTACAGCGCGGCCAATGCACCCGCCAGGTCACGGATGATATCGTCAGAATGCTCGATACCAACGCAGAGGCGGATGGTGCCGTCATCGATTCCAGCTGCCAAGCGCTTCTCGCGCGGCACGGTCGTATGGGTGGTGGAAACGGGATGGGTGATAAGTGTTCTGGCGTCCCCGACATTGGAAACATGATAGGCGAGGCTGACGCTTTCGATGAGTTTGCGTCCGGCTGCGGCATCGCCAACGTCAAAGGTCAGCATCGCGCCATGGCCGTACTGGGGATCGAAAAGCTCGGCGGCGACCTCTCTTTGACGCCCTTCGAAAAAAGCCGGGTAGATGACTGCCCTGACCTTGGGGTGACTGCGCAGCATGTAGGCTACGGCCAAAGCATTTTCGCTATGGCGACGCATACGCAAGGGAAGAGTTTCGAGTCCCTGAATGAGCTGAAAGCTATTGAAGGGGCTCGAGCATGCGCCGGTATCGCGCAACCAAGTCATGCGGGCCTTAAGAAGAAACGGGCTGCTACCCAGATCGTCCAGATTTGTAATCGCCTCATGCCACAAGATGTCGCCATGCGCATCGTCGGGCCCGTTCATCAGGGGGAATCGATCAGGAAATTCGTCGAAAGCGAAATTGCCATGATCGACGATCAATCCTCCAAGAGTCGTCCCGTGGCCGCAAATATATTTCGTTGCGGAATAGGTGGAGAATGCTGCGCCCAACCTTGCCGGACTGCAAACGAGAGGTGTCGTTGTATTGTCCACGATTAACGGAATTCCGTGCCGGCGGCCAATTTCCGCCAGCTCGCGTATTGGAAGCGGCACCAGACTCGGGTTCGAGACGCACTCGCCGAAAAGACCAAGCGTCCGGTCGTCGATTTGAGCTTCGAAGCTTGAAGGGTCGTTGGGATCGGCGCTCCGCGCCTCGATACCCAAACGTCGAAAAGTATTGTGCAATAGGTTCCAAGAGTTGCCATAGAGAAACTTTGAAGCCACAATATTTCCGCCAGGGTAACCGCTGCACAAATTCACTAGGGCGAGAAACGTGGCTGCCTGCCCAGATGCGACAGCAAGAGAATCGAGGCCCCTATCAACCGCCGCGAAACGTCGTTCCAAGGCACGCGTCGTCGGGTTAATAATCCGCGTGTACGTATATCCATCTGCCTTGACGTTGTAGATGTCAGCGATCTTGGAGAGATTTCCGTCGAGCTCATATGCTGTATTCTGGTAAATGGGAACGCTTACCGCCCTTGTCGCCGGATCGTGCCTGAAGCCAGCATGGAGAACTGCAGTTTCCGGATTTTCCCATTTGGACGCTTGGGGATTTGGTATGAAATCAAGCATTGATTTGCTCCCTGGAGAGGCTGCTACACGCGAATTTTCTGGAAAAATCCCGGCGGGCGACCGTCGGCGCAAAACGCTCAACTCGGTCGATCAGACGATCTGGCCAGTCATCTTGGATCTGCCCGATGCAGCCAATACGAAAGGTCTGGGATGGCGCGTGCAGTTTCGCATAGATGTAGATCTGATCTGCGGCGAGAAAGTTATAGAAATATTCAAAGCTTTCTTGATCGGATATCCAATGCTTGGCTTGAAGAGCGAGGCAAATCGGCGATTGGAGCTCTTGTCTGAGAATGGGCGTGATGCCGAATGGCCTAAGGCCTTTTGTTAGGCGCTCTCTGACGCGATCATAGCGTGCCCATCGAGCCTCTGTGCCTTCCATCGAATGCTCCGAAAGCGCACGGTGGAGCGCTTGCGCTATGTGCGTCGGAGGAGTGGTACGCCACTCCCCCGATCTCTCGAACGACAACCACTGATCATAGAGATCCAGGGAGTAGGTGGTTGCGTGAGTCGACTTACGGTTGAGAAGCGTGTTTGCAACGATTGCAAATGCCAGTCCCGGCGGCGCCTCCAGACACTTGTTTCCTGAGGAAATCAGGACGTCGAACCTGTCTGTTTGCGCATTTACCGCGATACCGCCGAATGCACTCATGGAATCGACGATCGTGACGACGCCATTTGCTCTGGCAACATTGATCAAGGCGCTGAATGGGTTCAGAATGCCCGTGGTCGTTTCACAATGCACGAAGCACAAGTGGGTAATTTCTGGATCGGTTGCCAGCCGATCCGCCACCAGTGCGACGTCAGGCACCTCCGTTACAGGCGTCACCAGCGTTTCGAAGGCCAGACCATTACGCCGCAGCATGGTGAGTATACGCTCACCATACTGGCCGTTGATGCAGACGAGGGCTTTGTCCCCGCGACCGATGAATGTGGTGAGCGCCGCCTCAACGGCAAAGGTACCACTCCCCTGTATCGGAATAACCGTATGACTGCCGTGAGCCTGCGC contains the following coding sequences:
- a CDS encoding fatty acid desaturase family protein gives rise to the protein MVSDQTWQLTNARYESFRFSAEVKKALAELRPDNITGALYIAKDYAVIVLFALLCVKLSWWFYPLALLFIGAHQRGLTTIAHDAAHRTLARNGTLNYALGILFAAYPLFQKHWAYRVSHVYLHHPHLGDPDKDPDLKFFLESGVYKVRHPVRYITDIILLPLFGAATIGYLRYLFTHRFKVTGVEKSKLDSKALFIDKVGFYAFWTTILVGSYWLNLLDDVALFWIVPYLTTFQALGWFIEIAEHSPMCETEKTNLFLTRNRKGNCIERLLLGVNLDEYHLEHHLSPGIPFWLLKKAQKIRMRDPNYAEVAATWGGLFVRGPQGQRSVMSQLMERNERLYWQHKYGTDAAKIPLSVGLA
- a CDS encoding O-acetylhomoserine aminocarboxypropyltransferase/cysteine synthase family protein, which gives rise to MLDFIPNPQASKWENPETAVLHAGFRHDPATRAVSVPIYQNTAYELDGNLSKIADIYNVKADGYTYTRIINPTTRALERRFAAVDRGLDSLAVASGQAATFLALVNLCSGYPGGNIVASKFLYGNSWNLLHNTFRRLGIEARSADPNDPSSFEAQIDDRTLGLFGECVSNPSLVPLPIRELAEIGRRHGIPLIVDNTTTPLVCSPARLGAAFSTYSATKYICGHGTTLGGLIVDHGNFAFDEFPDRFPLMNGPDDAHGDILWHEAITNLDDLGSSPFLLKARMTWLRDTGACSSPFNSFQLIQGLETLPLRMRRHSENALAVAYMLRSHPKVRAVIYPAFFEGRQREVAAELFDPQYGHGAMLTFDVGDAAAGRKLIESVSLAYHVSNVGDARTLITHPVSTTHTTVPREKRLAAGIDDGTIRLCVGIEHSDDIIRDLAGALAAL
- a CDS encoding 2-aminoethylphosphonate--pyruvate transaminase, with protein sequence MLFDIGSRDAAFKRITQEIRDQILTIAQAHGSHTVIPIQGSGTFAVEAALTTFIGRGDKALVCINGQYGERILTMLRRNGLAFETLVTPVTEVPDVALVADRLATDPEITHLCFVHCETTTGILNPFSALINVARANGVVTIVDSMSAFGGIAVNAQTDRFDVLISSGNKCLEAPPGLAFAIVANTLLNRKSTHATTYSLDLYDQWLSFERSGEWRTTPPTHIAQALHRALSEHSMEGTEARWARYDRVRERLTKGLRPFGITPILRQELQSPICLALQAKHWISDQESFEYFYNFLAADQIYIYAKLHAPSQTFRIGCIGQIQDDWPDRLIDRVERFAPTVARRDFSRKFACSSLSREQINA